From Serinicoccus profundi, the proteins below share one genomic window:
- the mshC gene encoding cysteine--1-D-myo-inosityl 2-amino-2-deoxy-alpha-D-glucopyranoside ligase: MKTWSTTAVPRLPIEHDDSPVRVHDTASGGVVPVAGQDGTARLYVCGITPYDATHLGHAATYVTFDVLQRAWRDAGLAVTHVQNVTDVDEPLLERAERDGIAWEDLAAREIDLFFADMEALRVLPPDHYVGAVEGIPDDVRAVEQLLAAGTAYLVPVPEDEALADGASGQDVYLDLSTQPSFGAVSGWTREQMLDVFADRGGDPDRAGKRDPLDPLLWRAGRAGEPHWAGAGLGQGRPGWHIECSTIAQRYLGRAFDVQGGGTDLVFPHHEMSAVQAAALCGDDCFAQAYVHQAMVGLDGEKMSKSKGNLVLVSRLRAAGVDPMAIRLALLAQHYRTDWEWTEDILREAGERLDLWRRAADMAAHESVTELGSTTLQRMRERLADDLDTPGALDAVDDWATTVAAGEPASGLVVDAVDALLGVQL, translated from the coding sequence GTGAAGACCTGGTCGACCACCGCTGTGCCCCGGCTGCCGATCGAGCACGACGACAGCCCCGTGCGTGTCCACGACACCGCGAGCGGAGGGGTCGTCCCCGTCGCCGGTCAGGACGGCACCGCCCGCCTCTACGTCTGCGGCATCACCCCCTACGACGCCACCCACCTCGGCCACGCCGCGACCTACGTCACCTTCGACGTCCTGCAGCGCGCCTGGCGCGACGCCGGCCTCGCCGTGACCCACGTCCAGAACGTCACCGACGTGGACGAGCCGCTCCTGGAGCGTGCGGAGCGTGACGGGATCGCGTGGGAGGACCTCGCCGCCCGGGAGATCGACCTCTTCTTCGCCGACATGGAGGCCCTGCGGGTCCTCCCGCCGGACCACTACGTCGGAGCGGTCGAGGGCATCCCCGACGATGTGCGTGCGGTGGAGCAGCTGCTGGCGGCGGGCACGGCATACCTCGTCCCGGTGCCGGAGGACGAGGCGCTCGCCGACGGGGCCAGCGGCCAGGACGTCTACCTCGACCTGTCCACCCAACCCAGCTTCGGCGCGGTCTCCGGGTGGACCCGGGAGCAGATGCTCGACGTCTTCGCCGACCGCGGCGGCGACCCCGACCGGGCCGGCAAGCGGGACCCCCTCGACCCGCTCCTGTGGCGTGCCGGGCGTGCCGGGGAGCCGCACTGGGCGGGCGCCGGCCTCGGGCAGGGACGACCCGGCTGGCACATCGAGTGCTCGACGATCGCCCAGCGCTACCTGGGCCGGGCCTTCGACGTGCAGGGCGGCGGGACCGACCTCGTCTTCCCGCACCACGAGATGAGCGCGGTGCAGGCCGCCGCCCTGTGCGGTGACGACTGCTTCGCCCAGGCCTACGTCCACCAGGCGATGGTCGGCCTCGACGGCGAGAAGATGAGCAAGAGCAAGGGCAACCTCGTCCTCGTCTCCCGGCTGCGCGCCGCCGGCGTCGACCCGATGGCCATCCGGCTCGCCCTCCTGGCCCAGCACTACCGGACCGACTGGGAGTGGACCGAGGACATCCTGCGCGAGGCGGGGGAGCGGCTGGACCTCTGGCGGCGCGCGGCCGACATGGCGGCGCACGAGTCGGTCACCGAGCTCGGGAGCACGACCCTGCAGCGGATGCGCGAGCGCCTCGCCGACGACCTCGACACCCCCGGCGCCCTGGACGCCGTCGACGACTGGGCCACCACGGTGGCCGCCGGCGAGCCCGCCTCAGGACTCGTCGTCGACGCCGTCGACGCGCTGCTCGGGGTGCAGCTCTGA
- a CDS encoding SCO1664 family protein, which produces MHDDAALELLRTLTIEPVGVLTQASNLTLLVDLTDSRHDGQPTGHRAVYKPTKGERPLHDFPPETLAAREVAAYLISRAGDFDVVPPTVLRDGPLGPGSLQWWVEQDPERLADPTAGLVDVMAPEDLPEGWCPVVQAEDEQGQALVVAHADDPGLRTVAALDVVLNNADRKAAHLTRDTRSRLRGFDHGVSLHEEGKLRTVLWGFAGAPLAPADDARLARLQESLADDGSRLREDLSELLSTGEIAALRARVGDLRTAGLYPDPPAERYPLPWPLW; this is translated from the coding sequence GTGCACGACGACGCGGCGCTGGAGCTGCTGCGCACCCTGACCATCGAGCCGGTCGGCGTGCTCACCCAGGCGTCCAACCTCACGCTCCTCGTCGACCTCACCGACAGCCGGCACGACGGCCAGCCCACCGGCCACCGCGCCGTCTACAAGCCGACCAAGGGTGAGCGCCCGCTGCACGACTTCCCGCCCGAGACGCTGGCCGCCCGCGAGGTCGCGGCCTACCTCATCTCCCGCGCCGGAGACTTCGACGTCGTCCCACCGACCGTGCTGCGCGACGGACCGCTCGGGCCGGGCTCGCTGCAGTGGTGGGTCGAGCAGGACCCCGAGCGGCTGGCCGACCCCACCGCCGGTCTCGTCGACGTCATGGCTCCCGAGGACCTCCCCGAGGGCTGGTGCCCTGTCGTCCAGGCCGAGGACGAGCAAGGCCAGGCGCTGGTCGTCGCCCACGCCGACGACCCCGGGCTGCGCACCGTGGCCGCGCTCGACGTCGTCCTCAACAACGCCGACCGCAAGGCCGCGCACCTCACCCGCGACACCCGTTCCCGGCTGCGGGGGTTCGACCACGGGGTGAGCCTGCACGAGGAGGGCAAGCTGCGCACGGTGCTGTGGGGCTTCGCCGGCGCCCCCCTCGCCCCGGCCGACGACGCCCGGCTCGCGCGCCTGCAGGAGTCGCTGGCCGACGACGGCTCCCGCCTGCGCGAGGACCTGTCCGAGCTGCTGTCGACGGGGGAGATCGCGGCGCTGCGGGCACGGGTGGGGGACCTGCGGACCGCGGGTCTCTACCCCGACCCGCCGGCCGAGCGCTACCCGCTGCCCTGGCCGCTCTGGTGA
- a CDS encoding DUF3090 family protein, whose protein sequence is MAEHVFDPPERCVAGSVGPPGGRTFFLQATDGQRVMTVSLEKEQVRLLGESLAEMLDDVAGPDGTEAAGQAFVDNAPLDTPIEDDFRVQRLSVAWEAGQRRVVLEAFDRPEAEDVAALEEDGEETAELPWAGLPPQSIKVVLEPGRARAFAMRCTASIEGGRPSCPFCGQPLDPTGHICPRANGYRR, encoded by the coding sequence ATGGCTGAGCACGTCTTCGACCCGCCCGAGCGGTGCGTCGCCGGAAGCGTGGGCCCCCCCGGTGGGCGCACCTTCTTCCTCCAGGCCACCGACGGCCAGCGGGTCATGACCGTCTCGCTCGAGAAGGAACAGGTCCGCCTGCTCGGGGAGTCGCTCGCCGAGATGCTCGACGACGTCGCGGGGCCCGACGGCACCGAGGCGGCCGGTCAGGCGTTCGTCGACAACGCCCCGCTCGACACCCCCATCGAGGACGACTTCCGCGTCCAGCGGCTCTCGGTGGCCTGGGAGGCCGGGCAGCGTCGCGTGGTGCTCGAGGCCTTCGACCGGCCGGAGGCCGAGGACGTCGCCGCGCTCGAGGAGGACGGCGAGGAGACCGCCGAGCTCCCCTGGGCCGGGTTGCCGCCGCAGTCGATCAAGGTCGTCCTGGAGCCCGGCCGGGCCCGCGCCTTCGCGATGCGATGCACCGCCTCGATCGAGGGGGGACGCCCCTCCTGCCCCTTCTGCGGGCAGCCGCTCGACCCGACCGGGCACATCTGTCCCCGCGCCAACGGCTACCGCCGCTGA
- a CDS encoding MSMEG_4193 family putative phosphomutase, giving the protein MAICILLRHGRTRANAEGILAGWTPGLGLDDTGAGQARTAGERLAATPLAAVVASPLQRCQETAAAVLAAQPADRPVARHTEDRLGEARYGAWTGRPLTELATEPLWRDVQDRPSTVTFPADEAFAHESMAQMAARAVEAVTEWDTRVETEHGPGAVWVAVSHGDVIKAILADALATGLDDFQRIVVDPASLSLVHRTATRPFVLRTNDTGSDPVDLSGLVARLAADGASGDAEVGGGAGSKDVG; this is encoded by the coding sequence ATGGCCATCTGCATCCTGCTGCGCCACGGCCGCACCCGCGCCAACGCCGAGGGCATCCTCGCCGGCTGGACCCCCGGCCTCGGGCTCGACGACACCGGCGCGGGTCAGGCGCGCACGGCCGGTGAACGCCTCGCCGCGACGCCCTTGGCCGCGGTGGTCGCCAGCCCGCTGCAGCGGTGCCAGGAGACCGCGGCCGCCGTGCTCGCCGCGCAGCCCGCGGACCGACCGGTGGCGCGGCATACCGAGGACCGCCTGGGGGAGGCGAGGTATGGCGCGTGGACGGGCCGACCGCTGACCGAGCTCGCCACAGAGCCTCTCTGGCGGGACGTGCAGGACCGCCCCTCGACGGTCACCTTCCCGGCCGACGAGGCTTTCGCGCACGAGTCGATGGCGCAGATGGCGGCCAGGGCGGTCGAGGCCGTCACCGAGTGGGACACGCGGGTCGAGACCGAGCACGGACCGGGGGCGGTCTGGGTGGCGGTGAGCCACGGTGACGTCATCAAGGCGATCCTCGCCGACGCGCTCGCCACGGGCCTCGACGACTTCCAGCGGATCGTCGTCGACCCCGCCTCGCTCAGCCTCGTGCACCGGACGGCGACGCGCCCCTTCGTGCTGCGCACCAACGACACCGGGAGTGATCCGGTGGACCTCTCCGGCCTCGTGGCGCGGCTCGCCGCCGACGGCGCCTCCGGCGATGCCGAGGTGGGTGGGGGCGCCGGCAGCAAGGACGTAGGCTGA
- a CDS encoding LLM class F420-dependent oxidoreductase, which yields MRLGLSCGFWGQGRDEDNLALVQRADELGLDVAWVAEAYGPDAVSILSFLAARTSRIGLGAGVMQIPARTPAATGMAAVSLDSLSGGRFRLGLGVSGPQVSEGWHGVRFAKPLTRTREYVDIVRSVLARRPVTHDGEFFTLPLPDGPGKALRLTHVHRSSIPVYLAAVGPKNLELAGEIADGWLGVFVAPDFFADQLAHLEAGLARRTTPPSRPFETDATVALAVGDDLEACARTVSPYPALYVGGMGSKEHNFYNQLAGRMGYEAEAARVQELYLARRYGEAAQALPAQFVDDTSLLGDVGRITERMRKYAQAGITTLTIAPWGADLATRMDALEAAVEAHARLEEDH from the coding sequence GTGCGCCTCGGACTGAGCTGCGGGTTCTGGGGGCAGGGCCGCGACGAGGACAACCTCGCGCTGGTCCAGCGTGCCGACGAGCTCGGGCTGGACGTCGCGTGGGTCGCGGAGGCCTACGGTCCGGACGCCGTGAGCATCCTGTCCTTCCTCGCGGCGCGCACCTCCCGGATCGGGCTGGGCGCCGGGGTGATGCAGATCCCGGCCCGTACCCCGGCGGCGACCGGGATGGCCGCGGTCAGCCTGGACAGCCTCTCGGGCGGACGCTTCCGGCTCGGGCTGGGCGTGAGCGGCCCCCAGGTCTCCGAGGGGTGGCACGGGGTGCGCTTCGCCAAGCCGTTGACCCGGACCCGGGAGTATGTCGACATCGTGCGCTCGGTGCTGGCGCGCCGACCGGTGACCCACGACGGCGAGTTCTTCACCCTTCCCCTGCCCGACGGGCCCGGCAAGGCCCTGCGCCTCACCCACGTGCACCGCTCCAGCATCCCGGTCTACCTCGCCGCGGTCGGACCCAAGAACCTCGAGCTCGCGGGGGAGATCGCCGACGGGTGGCTCGGCGTCTTCGTCGCCCCCGACTTCTTCGCCGATCAGCTGGCCCACCTCGAGGCGGGCCTGGCCCGGCGCACCACCCCGCCGAGCAGGCCGTTCGAGACCGACGCCACGGTCGCGCTCGCCGTGGGGGACGACCTCGAGGCGTGCGCACGCACGGTCAGCCCCTACCCGGCGCTCTACGTCGGCGGTATGGGCAGCAAGGAGCACAACTTCTACAACCAGCTGGCCGGGCGCATGGGCTATGAGGCCGAGGCGGCCCGGGTCCAGGAGCTCTACCTCGCGCGCCGCTACGGCGAGGCGGCGCAGGCCCTGCCCGCGCAGTTCGTCGACGACACGAGCCTGCTCGGCGATGTAGGTCGGATCACCGAGCGCATGCGAAAGTACGCGCAGGCGGGCATCACGACCCTCACCATCGCCCCCTGGGGCGCCGACCTCGCGACCCGCATGGACGCGTTGGAGGCCGCGGTCGAGGCCCACGCCCGGCTCGAGGAGGACCACTGA
- a CDS encoding DUF5703 family protein, which produces MVEYEYREITFHRDQGRGEVRQALTEHAEYGSWELARVRVYLGGMRRVLLRRKIIRVRRTA; this is translated from the coding sequence ATGGTCGAGTACGAGTACCGAGAGATCACCTTCCACCGCGACCAGGGTCGCGGCGAGGTGCGGCAGGCGTTGACCGAGCACGCGGAGTACGGCTCCTGGGAGCTGGCGCGGGTGCGCGTCTACCTCGGGGGTATGCGTCGCGTGCTCCTGCGTCGCAAGATCATCCGGGTGCGGCGCACCGCCTGA